The nucleotide sequence ATGAAAATCTCAAATCATTTTTGGAGGGGAAACCTGTAAATTTGGTGTGATAATAAGAAAGTCAGGTGAAACTAGTGAAGATATACAAAGGGATATACATGCTTAAGCTCCCGGTCTTTATGTCAGGGGAGGAAGGGTTTTTATATCCGACTGTAATAAGTGATGAGTCAAGCACTGTTCTTGTAGACACGGGACTGGAAGGAAACGAGCATCTCGAAAACATCATAGAACAATTCACGGACAACGGAGTAATATACAGCGACTTGGATACCATTATACTTACTCATCAGGACTTTGACCATATAGGCGGACTTCACGGCATCTTGGAATCCGTTGAAAAAAGCGTAGAGGTTTACTTTCACGAAGCGGAAAAAGGTTATATAACCGGAGATAGGGAACTGATTAAAAGCAGTGGAAAGACGATGCCCTCACTTGTTAAGCTTCTCATGAAAAAGCTCCATAAGGATAAGAGCCACGCCAACGAAGACAACTCCGACATAAAAATAATAAGACTGCTTCACCACGACGACTTACTGGACTTTGCAGGAGGGGTACGTGTCATACATACTCCGGGACATACGCCGGGCAACATCTGCTTGTATCATTTAGAAAGCAAGACCTTGATTGCAGGCGATACCCTTAACATCTCTCACGGGAAGCTCACTGGAGCCAATCCCTTATTTACTCCAGATATAGATCAGGCAGCAAAGTCTCTTGAGCTACTTACATCTTACGATATCGAAAGAGTCATTTGCTATCACGGAGGTCTCTATGAAGGCGACTGCAACGGTGCTATAAGAGAAATCGTCAATAACAACATATAAAAATAAGATCAGCTCTTTGGCTGATCTTATTTTTATATTGCCCAATTCCCATTTATGAAAACAGGGGTTTCTTTACCGCTTTTGTCAATGCCGGTAATCTTCATATCCTCAGAACCTATCATGAAATCTACATGGGTTAGAGAATCGTTGACACCTGCCTTTTCCAGTTCCTCATCGCTCATTTTTTCTCCGTCTTTTATGCACGTGGGATAAGCTTTTCCCAATGCAAGGTGGCAGGACGCATTTTCGTCAAACAAGGTGTTTTTAAATAGCAGGCCTGTGTTTGATATTGGGGAGTCGTATGGAACCAATGCCACTTCTCCCAAATATCTTGCACCATCATCTATGGACAAAAGCCCCTTTAGAACATCTTCCCCTGTATCTGCTCCAAAATCAACGATTTTACCCTTTTCGAACCTGAAGTAAAATCCATCTATCATATTCCCGCTGTAAAACAGCGGCTTCGTAC is from Alkalibacter saccharofermentans DSM 14828 and encodes:
- a CDS encoding MBL fold metallo-hydrolase, whose protein sequence is MKIYKGIYMLKLPVFMSGEEGFLYPTVISDESSTVLVDTGLEGNEHLENIIEQFTDNGVIYSDLDTIILTHQDFDHIGGLHGILESVEKSVEVYFHEAEKGYITGDRELIKSSGKTMPSLVKLLMKKLHKDKSHANEDNSDIKIIRLLHHDDLLDFAGGVRVIHTPGHTPGNICLYHLESKTLIAGDTLNISHGKLTGANPLFTPDIDQAAKSLELLTSYDIERVICYHGGLYEGDCNGAIREIVNNNI